The window ATCTGGTAAAAGAAAAATAGATCTGGCTCAGAAGATACTGCTACCATTCCATTATTGGATTGGAATATTTGGAACTGGCTATTTGGCAATTTGTAATTTAAAAAATTTGATGCCCGAGTAATGGTTCTGATTTTTCCCGGAGATAAATAAATCAATGTGAAGAAGGCTGAAGTCCCATCGATTCAAGTTTCACCAAATTAGCTTTGCTATTTCGCGTTCTTCTTTCCCGATAATGTTTAAGTATATTTCGGTGGTTTCTAATTTGGCATGACCTAGCCATTTTTTGACAAGGGTTAAAGGGACTATTGAAACTGCATGAACAGCAAAACCATGACGTAATCCTTTAGCACTACTACATACTCCTTGTATATCGGCTTCTTTCATGGTTCTCTTGATTTGCCTTGAGGCTGTGCGGAGGGAAAATGGCCATAAACACGATCCCGAACTGAGTTGTTTTTGTTCAATGTATGTCATCAAATCATTCAAAAGAAAATCGGGTAAAGGGATTTCGCGGTAAACCCCTTTCTGACGTTTTTTAAGGCTTTCAATAATTACTGCCTGGTTAGAGAAATCAATGCTGCGAACCATAAGGTTATGGATTTCAGCGATGCGTGCACCAGTATAACACAGTAGTTGACAAAAGAGCTTAGTTTCCATTTGTTGTTTTTGAGTGACTTCCAGAAACCTAAGCCTTTCTGTTTGATTCAGATATTTGCGCTGTCCATTCTGACTATGTAAGGATGTTGAGTTCTTGTGCATTAGACCTTCTTTCGAAATATAACTGTCCGAGTATTAGGTATTCTCGGACAAAAAATCAAGAAAAAATGACGTAACTGAATTGTTGAGAAAGCATTACTTGGCTTTCCAGGCTTTGTAGACAATTGACAAACGTCACCCATGAAAATAGAGCATGAATAAACCAATGGGATGCTCTAGTAGAACTCGAAGTCTCAAGGTCTTATCAATACATTAAAAGCCAAAGAAATAGGTGAATTTCAGATTTCGAGGAGATCTGACTTTAATATCAAGAGTTTCAAATTAAATATTTAGATTCTCTGGATAATGCTATCGGGTTTCATACTTTTATCTTTTGCGGAACTGCAATGATTATATTAGGAGAACTATTAATTAAAAAGTCTGTGAATAAGGCAGAGGTTAGTCGTAGAACAGGGATCAACCCATCGCGACTTAGTGAATTATCACTTCAAGCTTCTACTAAGCTTAGGGCTGATGAACTCTATTTGATTGCCTTGGCTATTGATTTAGGGCCAAGTGAAATTCTCACTGAAATCTGTGGTCATTTAAAATTAGCCTAATGACAGATATTCAGGCCCAAATAGAGG of the Cytophagales bacterium genome contains:
- a CDS encoding helix-turn-helix transcriptional regulator; the encoded protein is MIILGELLIKKSVNKAEVSRRTGINPSRLSELSLQASTKLRADELYLIALAIDLGPSEILTEICGHLKLA
- a CDS encoding site-specific integrase translates to MHKNSTSLHSQNGQRKYLNQTERLRFLEVTQKQQMETKLFCQLLCYTGARIAEIHNLMVRSIDFSNQAVIIESLKKRQKGVYREIPLPDFLLNDLMTYIEQKQLSSGSCLWPFSLRTASRQIKRTMKEADIQGVCSSAKGLRHGFAVHAVSIVPLTLVKKWLGHAKLETTEIYLNIIGKEEREIAKLIW